In one Cupriavidus taiwanensis genomic region, the following are encoded:
- a CDS encoding aldehyde dehydrogenase family protein, whose translation MQQRDKLFINGKWVAPHGTGKIEVIHSATEAVMGTIPEGSARDAEDAIQAARAAFDGWSATPPAERAGYIARIAEGLKARSEELAQLIAGEVGMPIKLARAIQVGGPVYNWGQAARLLEGFRFEEEVGNSLVVREPVGVVGAITPWNYPLNQITLKVAPALAAGCTVVLKPSEVAPLNAFVLAEVIEAAGLPPGVFNLVTGYGPVVGEVLASHPEVDMVSFTGSTRAGKRVSELAAQTVKRVALELGGKSASVILDDADLPSAVKGTINACFLNSGQTCSAHTRMLVPRARYDEVKAIAQKVVAGFTVGDPLQETSKLGPLISAVQKERVTGYIRRGLEEGAELVAGGPEAPAGLDQGFYVKPTVLGNVEPRATVAQEEIFGPVLSIICYDTEEDAVRIANDSIYGLGGGVWSGDEARAIRVARRIRTGQVDINGGPFNMQAPFGGYKQSGNGREAGKYGLEEFLEYKSLQLKKPAA comes from the coding sequence ATGCAACAACGAGACAAACTCTTTATTAACGGCAAGTGGGTCGCGCCCCACGGCACCGGCAAGATCGAGGTGATCCATTCCGCCACCGAAGCGGTGATGGGGACCATTCCGGAAGGCTCGGCGCGCGACGCGGAAGACGCGATCCAGGCCGCGCGCGCCGCCTTCGACGGCTGGTCGGCCACGCCGCCGGCAGAGCGCGCGGGCTATATCGCCAGGATCGCCGAGGGGTTGAAGGCGCGCAGCGAAGAGCTGGCGCAGCTGATCGCCGGCGAAGTCGGCATGCCGATCAAGCTGGCGCGCGCGATCCAGGTGGGCGGCCCGGTCTACAACTGGGGCCAGGCCGCCAGGCTGCTGGAAGGGTTCCGCTTCGAGGAAGAAGTCGGCAACTCGCTGGTGGTGCGCGAGCCGGTGGGCGTGGTCGGGGCGATCACGCCGTGGAACTATCCGCTCAACCAGATCACGCTGAAGGTGGCACCAGCACTGGCCGCGGGCTGCACCGTGGTGCTCAAGCCGTCCGAGGTGGCGCCGCTCAACGCCTTCGTGCTGGCCGAGGTGATCGAGGCCGCCGGGCTGCCGCCCGGCGTGTTCAACCTGGTCACCGGCTATGGCCCGGTGGTGGGCGAGGTGCTGGCCAGCCATCCGGAAGTCGACATGGTGTCGTTCACCGGCTCCACCCGCGCCGGCAAGCGCGTGTCCGAGCTGGCCGCGCAGACCGTCAAGCGCGTGGCGCTGGAGCTGGGCGGCAAGTCGGCCTCGGTGATCCTGGACGATGCCGACCTGCCGTCGGCGGTGAAGGGCACCATCAATGCCTGCTTCCTCAACTCCGGCCAGACCTGCTCGGCGCACACCCGCATGCTGGTGCCGCGCGCCCGCTACGACGAAGTCAAGGCGATCGCGCAGAAGGTGGTGGCCGGCTTTACCGTGGGCGATCCGCTGCAGGAAACCAGCAAGCTGGGCCCGTTGATTTCCGCGGTGCAGAAGGAACGCGTGACCGGCTATATCCGCCGCGGCCTGGAAGAGGGCGCCGAGCTGGTGGCCGGCGGCCCCGAGGCCCCGGCAGGGCTGGACCAGGGCTTCTACGTCAAGCCGACCGTGCTCGGCAACGTCGAGCCGCGCGCGACCGTGGCGCAGGAAGAGATCTTCGGGCCGGTGCTGTCGATCATCTGCTATGACACCGAGGAAGACGCGGTGCGCATCGCCAATGACAGCATCTACGGACTGGGCGGCGGGGTCTGGTCCGGCGACGAGGCGCGCGCGATCCGCGTGGCGCGCCGCATCCGCACCGGGCAGGTCGATA
- a CDS encoding ABC-F family ATPase, protein MLSTANITMQFGPKPLFENISVKFGEGNRYGLIGANGCGKSTFMKILGGDLEPSSGNVMLEPGIRLGKLRQDQFAYEDMRVLDVVMMGHTEMWAAAQERDAIYANPEATDEDYMKAAELEAKYAEYDGYTAEARAGELLLGVGIPTSQHQGPMSDVAPGWKLRVLLAQALFSNPDVLLLDEPTNNLDINTIRWLETVLNERNSTMIIISHDRHFLNSVCTHMADMDYGTLKVYPGNYDEYMEASMQARERQMAANARAKERISELQDFVRRFSANKSKARQATSRAKQIEKIKVEDIKPSSRQNPFIRFEFEKKLHNLAVEVEGITKSYDRKIIDNLSLAIQAGERVAIIGENGAGKTTLLRSLLDGAVQTGVQRGVEVDRGTVKWAENANVGYMPQDTYEEFPQDRDVMDWMSQWTQAGDDETSLRGTLGRLLFSADDIKKNVKVLSGGEKGRMIWGKLMLGRHNVLALDEPTNHMDMESIESMQIALDKFQGTLIFVSHDREFVSGLATRIIEVRTDGTLTDYLGTYDEYLQSQGIDG, encoded by the coding sequence GTGCTTTCTACCGCAAACATCACCATGCAGTTCGGCCCCAAGCCGTTGTTCGAGAATATCTCGGTCAAGTTCGGCGAGGGCAACCGCTACGGCCTGATCGGCGCGAACGGCTGCGGCAAGTCCACCTTCATGAAGATCCTGGGCGGCGACCTCGAGCCGTCGTCGGGCAACGTCATGCTGGAGCCGGGCATCCGCCTGGGCAAGCTGCGCCAGGACCAGTTCGCCTATGAAGACATGCGTGTGCTCGACGTGGTGATGATGGGCCACACCGAGATGTGGGCCGCCGCGCAGGAGCGCGACGCCATCTACGCCAATCCCGAGGCGACCGACGAAGACTACATGAAGGCCGCCGAGCTCGAGGCCAAGTACGCCGAGTACGACGGCTACACCGCCGAGGCGCGCGCCGGCGAACTGCTGCTGGGCGTGGGCATCCCCACCAGCCAGCACCAGGGCCCGATGAGCGACGTCGCCCCGGGCTGGAAGCTGCGCGTGCTGCTGGCGCAGGCACTGTTCTCGAATCCGGACGTGCTGCTGCTGGACGAGCCCACCAACAACCTGGACATCAACACCATCCGCTGGCTGGAGACCGTGCTCAACGAGCGCAACTCCACCATGATCATCATCTCGCACGATCGCCACTTCCTGAACTCGGTCTGCACCCACATGGCCGACATGGACTACGGCACGCTCAAGGTCTACCCGGGCAACTACGACGAGTACATGGAAGCGTCGATGCAGGCCCGCGAGCGCCAGATGGCCGCCAACGCGCGCGCCAAGGAGCGCATCAGCGAACTGCAGGACTTCGTGCGCCGCTTCTCGGCCAACAAGTCCAAGGCCCGCCAGGCCACCTCGCGCGCCAAGCAGATCGAGAAGATCAAGGTCGAGGACATCAAGCCGTCGTCGCGCCAGAACCCGTTCATCCGCTTCGAGTTCGAGAAGAAGCTGCACAACCTGGCGGTCGAGGTCGAAGGCATCACCAAGAGCTACGACCGCAAGATCATCGATAACCTGTCGCTGGCGATCCAGGCCGGCGAACGCGTGGCCATCATCGGCGAGAACGGCGCGGGCAAGACCACGCTGCTGCGCAGCCTGCTCGACGGCGCGGTGCAGACCGGCGTGCAGCGCGGCGTCGAGGTGGATCGCGGCACGGTCAAGTGGGCCGAGAACGCCAATGTCGGCTACATGCCGCAGGACACCTACGAGGAGTTCCCGCAAGATCGCGACGTGATGGACTGGATGAGCCAGTGGACGCAGGCCGGCGATGACGAGACCTCGCTGCGCGGCACGCTGGGCCGCCTGCTGTTCTCGGCCGACGACATCAAGAAGAACGTCAAGGTTCTGTCCGGCGGCGAGAAGGGCCGCATGATCTGGGGCAAGCTGATGCTGGGCCGCCACAACGTGCTGGCGCTGGACGAGCCGACCAACCACATGGACATGGAATCGATCGAGTCGATGCAGATCGCGCTGGACAAGTTCCAGGGCACGCTGATCTTCGTCTCGCACGACCGCGAGTTCGTCAGCGGCCTGGCTACGCGCATCATCGAGGTCCGCACCGATGGCACGCTGACCGACTACCTGGGTACGTACGACGAGTACCTGCAGTCGCAGGGCATCGACGGCTGA
- the ldcA gene encoding muramoyltetrapeptide carboxypeptidase encodes MSTPNSRPHTEVRLIASSGYPHDVATAARGCAWLRHHGYHMTNPDVLARRYLRFGGTDAERLADLHAIGTGVPHELTLAVRGGYGIARLLAQIDFDRIAAQARASGTPIVGHSDFTAFQLAYLAATGGVTFAGPMLLADFGAEGVDAYMWEHFEGILRNPAYRIDIAAPQPGGQPFSVSVEGTLWGGNLAMLCSLLGTPFMPRVPGGVLFLEDINEPPYRVERMLLQLQQAGVLGAQRAIVLGDFSNYRVTDYDNGYDMDAVVAYLREQLPVPVLTGLPFGHCARKLTLPVGARVRLSAHADGFSMAFSGYPVLPPLA; translated from the coding sequence ATGAGCACGCCGAACAGCAGGCCGCATACCGAAGTCAGACTGATCGCCTCGTCCGGTTATCCGCACGATGTCGCCACCGCCGCGCGCGGCTGCGCCTGGCTCAGGCACCACGGCTACCACATGACCAACCCGGACGTGCTGGCGCGGCGCTACCTGCGCTTCGGCGGCACCGACGCCGAGCGGCTGGCCGACCTGCACGCGATCGGCACCGGCGTACCGCATGAACTGACGCTGGCGGTGCGCGGCGGCTACGGCATCGCGCGCCTGCTCGCGCAGATCGACTTTGACCGCATCGCCGCGCAGGCGCGCGCCAGCGGCACGCCCATCGTGGGCCACAGCGATTTCACGGCGTTCCAGCTGGCCTACCTGGCGGCCACCGGCGGCGTCACCTTTGCCGGGCCGATGCTGCTGGCAGACTTCGGCGCCGAAGGCGTCGACGCCTATATGTGGGAGCATTTCGAGGGCATCCTGCGCAACCCCGCCTACCGCATCGACATCGCTGCGCCGCAGCCGGGTGGCCAGCCGTTCTCTGTCAGCGTCGAGGGCACGCTGTGGGGCGGCAACCTGGCCATGCTGTGCAGCCTGCTGGGCACCCCGTTCATGCCGCGGGTGCCGGGCGGGGTGCTGTTCCTGGAAGACATCAACGAGCCTCCTTACCGGGTCGAGCGCATGCTGCTCCAGCTGCAGCAGGCCGGCGTGCTGGGCGCCCAGCGCGCCATCGTGCTGGGTGATTTCTCCAATTACCGCGTCACCGACTACGACAACGGCTACGACATGGACGCCGTGGTGGCCTACCTGCGCGAGCAGCTGCCGGTGCCGGTGCTGACCGGGCTGCCGTTCGGCCATTGCGCGCGCAAGCTGACGCTGCCGGTCGGTGCGCGGGTGCGGCTGTCGGCGCACGCCGACGGCTTCAGCATGGCGTTCTCGGGCTACCCGGTGCTGCCGCCGCTGGCCTGA
- the tadA gene encoding tRNA adenosine(34) deaminase TadA: MTRPPPQPPLPLRAPRALPDDPAQAAERDARYMRAALEEARLAEAAGEVPVGAVVVWNDTIIARGHNLPIRSVDPSAHAEMQALRAAARVIGNYRMPECELYVTLEPCAMCSGAILHARLRHVVFGASDPKTGAAGSVVNLFEQARLNHQTSITGGVLADHCGQMLKDFFGARRRAQKAARQPEPAAGPDQNHDTEA, from the coding sequence ATGACCCGGCCGCCACCCCAGCCGCCACTGCCGTTGCGCGCCCCGCGCGCGCTGCCGGACGATCCGGCGCAAGCCGCCGAGCGCGACGCGCGCTACATGCGCGCCGCGCTCGAAGAGGCCCGCCTGGCCGAAGCCGCGGGCGAGGTGCCGGTGGGCGCGGTGGTGGTGTGGAACGACACCATCATCGCGCGCGGCCACAACCTGCCGATCCGCTCGGTCGACCCGTCGGCGCACGCCGAAATGCAGGCCCTGCGCGCCGCCGCCCGGGTCATCGGCAACTACCGCATGCCCGAGTGCGAGCTGTACGTGACGCTGGAGCCGTGCGCCATGTGCAGCGGCGCGATCCTGCACGCGCGGCTGCGCCATGTGGTGTTCGGCGCGAGCGACCCCAAGACCGGCGCCGCCGGCAGCGTGGTCAACCTGTTCGAACAGGCACGGCTCAACCACCAGACCAGCATTACCGGCGGGGTGCTGGCTGATCACTGCGGCCAGATGCTGAAGGACTTCTTCGGCGCCCGGCGCCGCGCGCAGAAGGCCGCTCGCCAGCCGGAGCCGGCCGCCGGCCCCGACCAGAACCACGACACCGAAGCATGA
- a CDS encoding 6-pyruvoyl trahydropterin synthase family protein: MSKQISITRRLEFDSGHRIPDHCGQCRNIHGHRYRLDLTLSGEVLHREGASDDGMILDFGDIKALANEHLVSKWDHAFLIYRGDTALLNFLQSMEGHKTVVLDAIPTVENLAQVAFDILAPVFKDCFGHQLQLTRLVLFETPNCWAEVSAPVQLPAQD; encoded by the coding sequence ATGAGCAAACAAATTTCCATCACCCGCCGGCTGGAGTTCGACTCCGGCCACCGCATCCCCGACCACTGCGGGCAGTGCCGCAATATCCACGGCCACCGCTACCGGCTCGACCTGACCCTGTCGGGCGAGGTGCTGCATCGCGAGGGCGCCTCGGATGACGGCATGATCCTGGATTTCGGCGACATCAAGGCGCTCGCCAACGAGCACCTGGTCAGCAAGTGGGACCACGCCTTCCTGATCTATCGCGGCGACACCGCGCTGCTGAACTTCCTGCAATCGATGGAAGGGCACAAGACCGTGGTGCTGGACGCGATCCCGACGGTCGAGAACCTGGCCCAGGTGGCCTTCGACATCCTGGCGCCGGTGTTCAAGGACTGCTTCGGCCACCAGTTGCAGCTGACCAGGCTGGTGCTGTTCGAAACGCCCAACTGCTGGGCCGAGGTCAGCGCGCCGGTGCAACTGCCCGCGCAGGACTGA
- the queE gene encoding 7-carboxy-7-deazaguanine synthase — MTYAVKEIFYTLQGEGANAGRAAVFCRFAGCNLWSGREQDRASAVCQFCDTDFVGTDGTRGGKYRSADELAAVVASEWPQGAGGKPLVVCTGGEPLLQLDAPLIDALHAQGFEIAIETNGTIAVPPGIDWVCVSPKMGSELVVTRGDELKVVIPQPGQDFAAYEKLDFRHFLVQAMDGPLARENTAAAVAFCQRHPQWRLSLQTHKLLGIR; from the coding sequence ATGACTTACGCCGTCAAGGAAATCTTCTATACGCTGCAGGGCGAAGGCGCTAACGCCGGCCGCGCCGCGGTGTTCTGCCGCTTTGCCGGCTGCAACCTGTGGAGCGGCCGCGAGCAGGACCGCGCCAGCGCGGTGTGCCAGTTCTGCGATACGGATTTCGTCGGCACCGATGGCACGCGCGGCGGCAAGTACCGCAGCGCCGACGAACTGGCCGCGGTGGTCGCGTCGGAGTGGCCGCAGGGCGCCGGCGGCAAGCCGCTGGTGGTCTGCACCGGGGGCGAGCCGCTGCTGCAGCTCGATGCGCCGCTGATCGACGCGCTGCATGCGCAGGGCTTCGAGATCGCGATCGAGACCAACGGCACCATCGCCGTGCCGCCCGGCATCGACTGGGTCTGCGTCAGCCCCAAGATGGGTTCTGAGCTGGTGGTCACGCGCGGCGACGAGCTGAAGGTGGTGATACCGCAGCCAGGGCAGGACTTTGCCGCATACGAGAAGCTTGATTTCCGCCATTTCCTGGTGCAGGCCATGGATGGTCCGCTGGCGCGGGAAAATACCGCCGCCGCGGTGGCCTTCTGCCAGCGCCACCCGCAGTGGCGGCTGTCGCTGCAGACCCACAAGCTGCTCGGCATCCGCTGA
- a CDS encoding DUF1993 domain-containing protein, whose protein sequence is MALSMYDVSIPPFIRALGNLDAILARGAAHAQAQGMDPADLIQTRLIADMDPLPAQVQRASDAAKGCAARLAGIEVPSFADTETTFAELQDRIGRTIVFLEQITPAQLEGSEQRVVELKLPQGPLRFDGKSYLLGFALPNFYFHVTTAYDLLRHKGVQIGKRDYLGLK, encoded by the coding sequence ATGGCACTTTCGATGTACGACGTTTCGATCCCTCCGTTTATCCGCGCGCTGGGCAACCTCGACGCGATCCTCGCCCGGGGCGCAGCCCACGCGCAGGCGCAGGGAATGGATCCGGCCGACCTGATCCAGACCCGCCTGATCGCCGACATGGATCCGCTGCCGGCGCAGGTGCAGCGCGCCAGCGATGCCGCCAAGGGCTGCGCCGCGCGGCTGGCCGGGATCGAGGTGCCGTCCTTTGCCGATACTGAAACGACCTTCGCCGAACTGCAGGACCGCATCGGCCGCACCATCGTGTTCCTGGAGCAGATCACGCCGGCGCAGCTGGAAGGCAGCGAACAGCGCGTGGTCGAACTGAAGCTGCCGCAGGGCCCGCTGCGCTTCGACGGCAAGTCCTACCTGCTCGGCTTTGCCTTGCCCAATTTCTATTTCCACGTGACCACCGCCTACGACCTCCTGCGCCACAAGGGCGTGCAGATCGGCAAGCGCGACTACCTCGGGCTGAAGTAG
- a CDS encoding DUF2239 family protein: MTAPMPHHFTTFDGHRRIASGPLPDNALALRRALDHGAAGPVLVFDDSTGRSIDLDTSGTEDEVLERSAVRAARLAAPHPAAGEGGDAPQTPRGRGRPKLGVVAREVTLLPRHWEWLATQPGGASVALRKLVEQARRDPAGKDRSRAASERAYHFMVAIAGDLAGFEEASRALFADDLAGFARHIAAWPADVREHALRLADRNA; the protein is encoded by the coding sequence ATGACAGCGCCGATGCCTCACCACTTCACCACCTTCGACGGCCACCGCCGCATTGCCTCGGGTCCGCTGCCGGACAACGCGCTCGCGCTAAGACGGGCCCTGGACCACGGCGCGGCCGGGCCGGTGCTGGTATTCGATGACAGCACCGGCCGCTCGATCGACCTGGATACCAGCGGCACCGAAGACGAGGTGCTTGAACGGTCGGCAGTGCGCGCGGCACGGCTGGCAGCGCCGCACCCGGCGGCCGGTGAGGGCGGCGATGCGCCGCAGACACCGCGCGGTCGCGGCCGGCCCAAACTGGGTGTGGTAGCGCGCGAGGTGACGCTGCTGCCGCGCCACTGGGAATGGCTCGCCACACAGCCGGGCGGCGCATCGGTGGCACTGCGCAAGCTGGTCGAACAGGCGCGTCGCGATCCCGCCGGCAAGGATCGCAGCCGCGCGGCCAGCGAGCGCGCCTATCACTTCATGGTGGCGATTGCCGGGGACCTGGCCGGTTTCGAGGAGGCGAGCCGGGCGCTGTTCGCCGACGACCTGGCGGGGTTCGCCCGGCACATCGCGGCCTGGCCGGCGGATGTGCGCGAACACGCGCTGCGGCTGGCGGACCGCAACGCCTGA
- a CDS encoding FAD-dependent oxidoreductase: MTISYWAAGTTLSSPPLDGDASCDACVIGAGIAGLSVAYELAAAGQAVIVIDAQGPGAGETGRTTAHLMTAFDDYFFYIERHLGQRAARQVAQSHAAAVSRIESICAAESIHCDFRRVDGFLFAESSEGEELLSRELDAAHRAGLDDVERVSDVPTGKVALRSALRFPRQGQLHPLQYLGGLVDALRRRGGSVYGNTRAMEVEDGRPATVRTDRGARIEAGSVIVATNTPFIDRFAIHTKQAAYRTFVVGMKVPRGSMPPCQFWDTLDPYHYVRIAGDLDADYQLLISGGEDHKVGQADDAAQRFARLADWTRQRFPVVDEPVFAWSGQVMEPVDGVAFIGRNPGATNVYVVTGDSGNGMTHGAIAGMLIRDQITDRTNDWADLYDPSRKSVTAVVEYARENANVVARYADWLGKDGGVALDAIAPGEGHVVRTGGRHVAAFRAADGALHTFDATCPHLKCLVQWNSLEQSFDCPCHGSRFGVDGAVLHGPAKGGLEPVNVTRDDQRHH, from the coding sequence ATGACGATTTCATACTGGGCAGCCGGGACAACCCTTTCCAGTCCGCCGCTGGACGGCGACGCGAGCTGCGACGCCTGCGTGATCGGCGCGGGCATCGCCGGGCTGTCGGTCGCCTATGAACTGGCAGCGGCCGGACAGGCCGTGATCGTGATCGATGCGCAAGGGCCTGGCGCCGGCGAAACCGGCAGGACCACCGCGCACCTGATGACGGCCTTCGACGATTATTTTTTCTACATCGAACGCCATCTCGGGCAGCGGGCGGCGCGGCAGGTGGCCCAGAGCCACGCGGCGGCCGTGTCCCGGATCGAGTCGATCTGCGCGGCAGAGTCGATCCACTGCGACTTCCGGCGCGTCGACGGCTTCCTCTTCGCCGAATCCTCCGAGGGCGAGGAGCTGCTGTCGAGAGAACTGGATGCCGCGCACCGGGCCGGCCTCGACGACGTCGAGCGGGTCAGCGACGTGCCGACCGGCAAGGTGGCGCTGCGCTCGGCGCTGCGCTTCCCGCGGCAAGGGCAGCTTCATCCGCTGCAGTACCTGGGCGGCCTGGTCGACGCGCTCCGGCGCCGCGGCGGCAGCGTGTACGGCAACACCCGCGCGATGGAGGTGGAGGATGGCCGGCCCGCCACCGTGCGCACCGACCGCGGCGCGCGCATCGAGGCGGGCAGCGTCATCGTCGCGACCAATACGCCCTTTATCGACCGCTTTGCCATTCATACCAAGCAGGCCGCGTACCGCACCTTTGTGGTCGGCATGAAGGTGCCGCGCGGCAGCATGCCGCCGTGCCAGTTCTGGGACACGCTCGATCCCTACCATTACGTGCGCATTGCCGGCGATCTCGACGCCGACTACCAGCTGCTGATCAGCGGCGGCGAAGACCACAAGGTCGGCCAGGCCGACGATGCCGCGCAGCGCTTCGCCCGGCTGGCCGACTGGACCCGCCAGCGCTTCCCCGTGGTCGACGAACCCGTGTTCGCGTGGTCGGGCCAGGTGATGGAGCCGGTCGACGGGGTCGCCTTTATCGGCCGCAACCCCGGCGCTACCAACGTCTATGTCGTCACCGGCGATTCCGGCAACGGCATGACCCACGGCGCCATCGCCGGCATGCTGATCCGCGACCAGATCACCGACCGCACCAATGACTGGGCCGATCTTTACGATCCGTCCCGCAAGTCGGTGACGGCCGTGGTCGAGTATGCGCGCGAGAACGCCAACGTGGTGGCCCGCTACGCCGACTGGCTCGGCAAGGACGGCGGCGTCGCGCTCGATGCCATCGCCCCGGGCGAAGGGCATGTGGTCAGGACCGGCGGCCGCCACGTGGCCGCGTTCCGCGCCGCGGACGGCGCCCTGCACACCTTCGACGCCACCTGCCCGCACCTGAAATGCCTGGTCCAGTGGAACAGCCTGGAGCAATCCTTCGATTGCCCCTGCCATGGCTCGCGCTTCGGCGTCGATGGCGCGGTGCTGCATGGTCCGGCGAAAGGTGGCCTGGAGCCGGTCAACGTGACCCGCGACGACCAGCGCCATCATTGA
- a CDS encoding DUF2231 domain-containing protein yields the protein MLTPASIARHPIHPMLITIPIGLWIFSFACDLIRYFGGDSPNWPVVAFYAMVGGIIGALLAAVPGLIDLLSLPSGIRRIALLHMGINLTVVALYVVNAWWRMRGAGAGAMVLSAIAIGLLVVSGWLGGKMVHVHGVGVQTPPAPPR from the coding sequence ATGCTCACTCCCGCCAGCATTGCCAGGCACCCGATCCATCCGATGCTGATCACCATCCCCATCGGCTTGTGGATCTTTTCCTTTGCCTGCGACCTGATCCGCTATTTCGGCGGCGACAGTCCCAACTGGCCGGTGGTGGCCTTCTATGCCATGGTCGGCGGCATCATTGGCGCGTTGCTCGCGGCCGTGCCCGGCCTGATCGACCTGTTGTCGCTGCCGAGCGGCATCCGCCGCATTGCGCTGCTGCACATGGGCATCAACCTGACGGTGGTCGCGCTCTATGTCGTCAATGCCTGGTGGCGCATGCGCGGGGCCGGGGCCGGCGCCATGGTGCTGTCGGCAATCGCCATCGGCCTGCTGGTGGTATCCGGCTGGCTGGGCGGGAAGATGGTGCATGTCCATGGCGTGGGCGTGCAGACCCCACCGGCACCGCCGCGGTGA
- a CDS encoding NAD(P)/FAD-dependent oxidoreductase, which produces MSGLLQKELGVIENSYYEASVERPAPNPPLQGRTDAEVCVVGGGYAGLSCALELAARGFHVALLEAQRIGWGASGRNGGQAIVGFGAEGEGAIERQCPAELAQAAWNASVEGMRLLEQRIATYAIACDHVRGYMTLAPRAHKVEGLRRWVRHMRERYDYPLEWVERPQLGRHVASDRFVAGAYDPRSGHLHPLKYCLGLGDAARRQGVEVFENSAAYRVERDQGPVVRTAEGEVRCRQVVLAGNVYLGEFGDHLAPEIAARIMPVGTYMIGTEPMDAPRAAALMPSRVAVSDNNLIVDYFRLSADNRLLFGAGETFSARPPGNLVQRIRTRMLQVFPQTADLNIEYSWGGFVDITMNRAPDLGRIGTSLYYAQGFSGHGLSFAGMAGKLIAEAMSGDASRFDVFTRIRHHRFPGGALFRTPALVLGMWYYKLRDLL; this is translated from the coding sequence ATGTCGGGGCTGCTGCAAAAGGAACTGGGCGTCATCGAGAACTCGTACTACGAGGCGAGCGTCGAGCGGCCGGCGCCGAACCCGCCGCTGCAGGGGCGCACGGATGCGGAGGTGTGCGTGGTGGGGGGCGGCTATGCCGGGCTGTCGTGCGCGCTGGAGCTGGCCGCGCGCGGCTTCCACGTGGCGCTGCTAGAGGCCCAGCGGATCGGCTGGGGCGCTTCGGGACGCAATGGCGGGCAGGCCATCGTCGGATTCGGCGCCGAGGGCGAGGGCGCGATCGAGCGCCAGTGCCCGGCCGAGCTTGCGCAGGCGGCCTGGAATGCATCGGTCGAGGGCATGCGCCTGCTGGAGCAGCGCATCGCCACCTACGCCATCGCCTGCGACCACGTGCGCGGCTACATGACGCTGGCGCCAAGGGCGCACAAGGTCGAGGGCCTGCGCCGCTGGGTGCGCCATATGCGCGAGCGCTATGACTATCCGCTCGAATGGGTCGAACGCCCGCAACTTGGCCGCCATGTCGCCAGCGACCGCTTTGTCGCCGGGGCGTATGACCCGCGCTCGGGCCACCTGCATCCGCTGAAGTACTGCCTGGGACTGGGCGACGCGGCGCGCCGGCAGGGTGTCGAGGTGTTCGAGAATTCGGCCGCCTATCGCGTCGAGCGCGACCAGGGACCGGTGGTGAGGACGGCCGAGGGCGAAGTGCGGTGCCGGCAGGTGGTGCTGGCGGGCAACGTCTACCTGGGCGAGTTCGGCGACCATCTCGCGCCGGAAATCGCCGCGCGCATCATGCCGGTGGGCACCTACATGATCGGGACCGAGCCGATGGACGCGCCACGTGCCGCCGCGCTGATGCCGAGCCGGGTCGCGGTCTCAGACAACAACCTGATCGTCGACTATTTCCGTCTCAGTGCCGACAACCGCCTGCTGTTCGGCGCGGGCGAGACCTTCAGCGCGCGCCCGCCCGGCAACCTGGTGCAACGCATCCGCACGCGCATGCTGCAGGTGTTTCCGCAAACGGCGGACCTGAATATCGAGTATTCGTGGGGCGGCTTCGTCGATATCACCATGAACCGGGCGCCCGACCTCGGCCGCATCGGCACCAGCCTCTACTATGCGCAGGGGTTCTCCGGCCACGGGCTGTCGTTTGCCGGCATGGCCGGCAAACTGATCGCCGAGGCCATGAGCGGCGATGCCTCGAGATTCGATGTCTTTACCCGCATCCGGCATCACCGCTTTCCGGGCGGCGCGCTGTTCAGGACTCCCGCGCTGGTGCTGGGGATGTGGTACTACAAGCTGCGCGACCTGCTTTAA